Proteins encoded within one genomic window of Brassica rapa cultivar Chiifu-401-42 chromosome A09, CAAS_Brap_v3.01, whole genome shotgun sequence:
- the LOC103840630 gene encoding eukaryotic translation initiation factor 5A-2 codes for MSDEEHHFESSDAGASKTYPQQAGNIRKGGHIVIKGRPCKVVEVSTSKTGKHGHAKCHFVAIDIFTAKKLEDIVPSSHNCDVPHVNRIDYQLIDISEDGFVSLLTDSGGTKDDLKLPTDDSLSALMKSGFEEGKDVVVSVMSSMGEEQICAVKEVGGGK; via the exons ATGTCGGACGAAGAGCACCACTTCGAGTCCAGCGACGCCGGAGCTTCCAAGACCTACCCTCAGCAGGCTGGTAACATCCGTAAAGGTGGTCACATCGTCATCAAGGGCCGTCCCTGCAAG GTTGTTGAGGTTTCGACTTCGAAGACTGGCAAGCACGGTCACGCCAAGTGTCACTTTGTTGCTATTGATATCTTCACTGCTAAGAAGCTTGAGGATATTGTTCCCTCTTCCCACAATTGTGAT GTTCCACATGTGAACCGTATTGATTACCAGCTGATTGATATCTCCGAGGATGGCTTT GTTAGCCTTTTGACCGACAGTGGTGGCACTAAGGATGACCTCAAGCTTCCCACCGATGACAGTCTCAGCGCTCTG ATGAAGAGTGGATTTGAGGAGGGAAAGGATGTGGTGGTGTCTGTCATGTCTTCAATGGGCGAGGAGCAGATCTGTGCCGTCAAGGAAGTTGGTGGCGGCAAGTAA
- the LOC103840631 gene encoding isopentenyl phosphate kinase, whose protein sequence is MELNLSEIPTRSIRCIVKLGGAAITRKNELEEIHDENLEAVACQLRQAMTEGSAPSKVIGMDWSKRPGSSEIACDVDDLGDQDSSEFSKFVVVHGAGSFGHFQASRSGVHKGGLEKPIVKAGFVATRISVTNLNLEIVRALAREGIPTIGMSPFSCGWTTSKRDVASADLSTVAKTIVSGFVPVLHGDAVLDNILGCTILSGDVIIRHLADHLKPEYVVFLTDVYGVFDRPPSENDAVLLKEIAVGEDGSWKVVNPVMDLTNKKVQTSVAAHDTTGGMETKIAEAAMIAKLGIDVYIVKAATPHSQRALNGELRESVPDDWLGTIIRFSK, encoded by the exons ATGGAGCTGAATCTATCTGAGATTCCGACCAGATCAATTCGTTGCATTGTGAAACTTG GAGGTGCGGCGATTACTCGGAAGAACGAGCTGGAGGAGATTCACGATGAGAATCTGGAAGCTGTGGCGTGTCAGTTACGTCAGGCTATGACGGAGGGTTCGGCTCCAAGCAAGGTTATTGGAATGGATTGGAGCAAGAGACCTGGAAGCTCTGAGATTGCTTGTGATGTTGATGACTTGGGTGATCAGGACTCGTCTGAGTTTAGCAAGTTTGTTGTTGTTCACGGCGCAG GTTCCTTTGGACACTTTCAGGCAAGCAGATCAGGTGTGCACAAAGGAGGACTTGAGAAGCCTATTGTTAAAGCTGGTTTCGTCGCTACTCGTATCTCT GTTACAAATCTTAATCTTGAGATTGTACGAGCACTTGCACGAG AGGGTATTCCTACAATCGGCATGTCTCCATTTTCATGTGGTTGGACAACCTCCAAAAGAGAT GTGGCTTCTGCGGATCTATCAACAGTAGCTAAAACAATCGTTTCAGGATTTGTCCCT GTTCTCCATGGAGATGCAGTGCTAGACAATATACTG GGCTGCACCATATTGAGTGGTGATGTTATCATCCGTCATCTTGCAGATCATTTGAAGCCAGAATATGTTGTCTTCCTC ACAGATGTGTATGGCGTTTTCGATCGACCACCTTCAGAGAATGATGCTGTGCTCTTGAAAGAGATCG CTGTTGGAGAAGATGGAAGCTGGAAGGTTGTGAATCCAGTGATGGACCTCACAAACAAGAAAG TTCAAACCTCTGTTGCTGCCCATGATACAACGGGTGGAATGGAAACAAAGATAGCAGAAGCTGCTATGATTGCGAAGCTCGGAATCGATGTCTACATTGTGAAG GCTGCGACTCCTCATTCACAGAGAGCACTCAACGGCGAATTGAGAGAGAGTGTACCTGACGATTGGTTAGGGACTATCATTAGATTCTCAAAGTAG
- the LOC103840632 gene encoding uncharacterized protein LOC103840632 encodes METESNPILRKTELKSYSHKHFHSTNALEILRESVRILRYNLGAFMLTAAVLICPVSAVLLPNFLVDHSLVNKLTVKLLLVAKSSGLPLQPFVKHSCQKFAETAVSSAMCFPLFVTVSLLSKTAVVYSVDATYSREKVEINKFLVALKKLWKRVVYTYLWVCILIVGCFTFFCVLLVSICSSFSVLGFSPDFNVYGAILVGLAFSIVFANAIIVCNTAVVISVLEDVSGAGALARASDLIKGQVQVGLLIFLGSTLGLAFVEGLFDHRVKKVSYGDGSSRLWEGPLLVVMYSFVTLIDSMMSAVFYFSCRVYYSMEASSVGEAQPIMMDTVEVVDT; translated from the coding sequence ATGGAGACGGAATCGAATCCCATTTTGCGGAAAACGGAGCTCAAGTCATACAGCCACAAGCACTTCCACTCTACCAACGCGTTAGAGATCCTGAGAGAGTCTGTTCGAATCCTCCGGTACAATCTCGGTGCGTTCATGCTAACCGCTGCCGTTTTGATCTGTCCCGTCTCCGCTGTCCTCTTACCGAACTTTCTAGTTGACCACTCGCTGGTGAACAAACTCACCGTGAAGCTCCTCTTAGTAGCCAAGTCGAGCGGTCTGCCTCTCCAGCCTTTCGTGAAACACTCTTGTCAGAAATTCGCTGAGACCGCTGTTTCGTCCGCGATGTGTTTCCCTCTGTTCGTCACCGTGTCGCTCTTGTCTAAAACAGCTGTGGTTTACTCGGTGGACGCTACTTACTCGAGGGAGAAGGTGGAAATAAACAAGTTCTTGGTTGCGTTGAAGAAGCTGTGGAAGCGAGTTGTGTACACTTACTTGTGGGTTTGCATTCTGATCGTTGGCTGCTTCACTTTCTTCTGCGTTCTTCTAGTATCAATCTGCAGCTCCTTCTCTGTCCTCGGCTTCTCTCCTGATTTCAATGTCTACGGAGCCATCTTAGTCGGTTTAGCGTTCTCTATCGTATTCGCCAACGCCATCATAGTCTGCAACACCGCGGTGGTGATCTCGGTTCTTGAAGATGTTTCAGGTGCAGGAGCGTTGGCTAGAGCTAGTGATCTGATCAAAGGGCAGGTTCAGGTGGGGCTGTTGATATTCCTCGGGTCGACGCTGGGGTTGGCGTTTGTGGAAGGGTTGTTTGATCACAGGGTGAAGAAGGTGAGTTATGGAGATGGGTCTTCGAGGCTGTGGGAAGGACCTCTTCTCGTGGTGATGTATTCATTTGTGACGCTTATAGATTCGATGATGAGTGCGGTGTTTTATTTCAGCTGCAGAGTTTATTATAGTATGGAAGCTTCTTCTGTAGGTGAAGCTCAGCCAATAATGATGGATACTGTTGAGGTTGTGGATACTTAG